GATGGAGCTCTTCTTCCAGGTGTTCGACAAGGGCGTGCTCGAGGACGGCGAAGGCCGCGAGATCGACTTCAAGAACACCGTCATCCTGCTGACCTCGAACGTCGCGAGCGACACCATCATGGCGCTCTCCGCCGACGAGGAGACGCGGCCCGAGCCCGATGCGATCGTCGAGGCCGTGCGCCCCGAGCTCCTGAAGGCGTTCCCGGCCGCGCTGATCGGGCGGCTCGTCGTGGTGCCGTACTACCCGGTGACGGGCGACGTGCTCGCGCGCATCGTGCGCCTGCAGGTCGATCGCATCGCGCGCCGCGTGCGCGCGAACCACGGGGCCGAGTTCGTGTACGGCGACGAGCTGGTCGCGGCCGTGGTCGCGCGCTGCAACGACGTCGAGAGCGGCGGGCGCGCGGTGGACAACATCCTCACGCACTCGATGCTGCCGCAGCTGTCGGCCGAGGTGCTCGCCCGCATGGCGGAGGGGCGCGCGTTCGCGAAGGTCGCGGTCGCGGTCGACGACGACGGCGGCTTCCGTTTCGATCTCTCCTAGCGGAGTCACGGGCCCGTCGCGCAGCGGCGGCCGAGGAGCGACGCCCCATGGCGCTCAGCACGAAGAACCGCACCTGTCGCGTCCACGCGCCGAACGGCGACGACGTGTTCCAGCTGGTCTCGCTCTCGGGCACCGAGCGCATCTCGGGGCTCTACGAGCTCGACCTCGTGCTCGCCTCCGAGGACGTCGACGTGAAGCTCGACGCACTCGTCGGCCAGCCGCTCGCCGTCGAGGTCGCGCTCGGCACCGGCGAGCGCTTCTTCCACGGCATCGTCGCGAGCTTCGGGCTCGCGAGCGCGGGCGGCGACCGCGTCGAGTACCGCGCGAAGCTCGTGCCGTGGCCGTGGCTGCTCGGACGCAGCGCGGACTGCCGGATCTTCCAGCAGAAGTCCGTGCTCGACATCGCGAAGGAGGTCTTCGACGCGCTCGACCTCACCGACTACCGCATCGACGCCGACGCCGGGAGCTATCCCGCGCTCGAGTACACGGTGCAGTACCGCGAGACCGACCTCGACTTCGTGTCGCGCCTGCTCGAGGAGCACGGCATCGGCTTCTACTTCGAGCACGAGAAGAGCAAGCACACGCTCGTGCTCTTCGACGCCTCCGACCAGAACCCGGATTGCCCCGTGCACGCGAAGGCGTCGTACGTCGGCGAGGAGGCCGAGCAGACGCCCGGCATCGTGACGCGCTGGAACGCACGGCTCGACCTGCGCAGCGGCGCGTGCGCCCTCCAGGACTACAACTTCGAGGATCCGAGCGTCGACCTGATGGCGACGCAGCCGACGACGAAGCCCGTCGGCGGCAACGATCGGCTCGAGGTCTACGAGTACCCGGGCTCGCACCAGAGCACGTCCGAGGGCAGCGCGCGCGCGCGGCGTCGGATCGAGGCGGAGGAGGCGGCGGCGCAGGTCGTCGACGGCGCGAGCACGTGCCACGACTTCTCGCCGGGCTACCGCTTCGAGCTGCGCGGCCACGACCGCAAGGACTTCGCCGGCCGCTACCTGCTGCGCGAGGTGCGACACGCGCTCGAGCCCGACGCCGGCGGGTCCGCCTATCGCAACGAGTTCGTCTGCATGCCGGCGTCGGTGCGCTACCGCCCGCTCGCGACGACGCCGCGCCCGCGCATCCACGGCGCACAGACGGCGGTCGTCGTCGGCGAGGCCGGGCGCGAGATCGACGTCGACGACTACGGCTCGGTCTACCTGCGCTTCCACTGGGACCGGCGCAAGGAGGACCTCCCGAGCCCGACCTGCCGCGTGCGCGTCGCCCAGCACTGGGCCGGCAAGGAGTGGGGCGCCTACTTCGCGCCGCGCATCGGGCAGGAGGTGATCGTCGAGTTCCTCGACGGCGATCCCGCCCGGCCGCTCGTCACCGGCCGCGTCTACAACGGCCAGAACAAGCCGCCCTACGCGAACCCCGAAGAGGGCGGCATCAAGAGCCGCAGCACGAAGGAGGGCGGGGCGGACGAGTTCAACGAGATCCGCCTCGTCGACAGCAAGGGCAGCGAGCTCTTCTTCGTGCAGGCGCAGCGGGACTGGCAGGCGAACGTCAAGAACGACGCGCTCGAAGAGGTGGGCCGCGACCGCACGCGCAAGGTCGTCAACGACGAGAAGGTCGAGATCGGGAACGACCGCACCGTCGACGTCAAGAACGACCACACCGAGAAGGTCGGCCGCAACGAGAAGCTCGAGGTCGGCGAGGACCGCTCGCGCTCCGTCACCGGCAACGAGGACGTCGCGGTCCGCAAGGCCCAGCGCATCTCCGTGGACGAGAAGCGCACGCTCACCGTCGGGAAGGCGCACGAGATCACGATCCGCGACGACCAGGGCGAGGTGGTCGAGGGCAAGTACGACCTCGACGTGCGCAAGGCGTGGTCGGGGCGCGCGAAGACGATCTCGTTCGAGGCCGCCGACGAGGTGCGCATCCGCACGGGCTCCGCGGAGATCGTCATGAAGAAGAACGGCGACATCACGATCAGCGGCAAGAAGATCAACGTCAAGGGGACGGGAGATGTCATCCTCGAAGGCAAGTCGATCAAGCAGAACTAGCGACGCCGTCGGCGCGGACGCGACCTCGGAAGCGAGCAGCGGCGCGCGCACGGACGCGCGCGCGGGCGAGCGCGGGGCGCACGGGCTGCTCGACGCGATCCTCGCGTCGCCCCGCGGCGACGGAGCACCGTCGCACGCCGTCGCCGTGGCCCGCGTCGTCGCGATCGACGAGGCGGGCGCCCCCGTCGTCGCGCTCGGCGTCGCGGGCGGTGTCGCGCGCGTCGCGGCGCGCGCGACGATCGCCGTCGCGGCCGGCGACGTCGGGCGCGACGCCGTCGTCGCGTTCGAGGACGGAGACCGCGCGCGCCCGATCGTCACCGGCCTGCTCGTCGCGCCGGCGGGCGACGCCGCCTCGTGCGCGCCGACCGCGCGCGCCGCGTCGCCGCCGCGGCGCGTCGAGATCGAGGCCGCCGACGAGCTCGTGCTCCGCTGCGGCGCGGCGAGCGTCGAGCTCCGCGCCGACGGCCGCATCGTGATCCTCGGCGGCTACGTCGTGAGTCGCGCGACGGGCGCGCACCGGATCCAGGGCGGATCGGTCCAGATCAACTAGCGAGCCCGGGAGCGCGCGATGGCGCAGGCCACGCCCGACATCGTCGAGGAGCACGTCGACATGGCCGAGTTCCTGCTCGGCCAGCGCGAGCTCGCGCTCGCGTCGCTCGACTTCGACGCGGCCGACCTCGCCGACCTCGACGAGCGGCTCGTCGCGCACGTCGACGCGCTCGCGCTGGCGGGCCGCGTCGGACGCGCGACGTGCGCGTCCGAGCTCGAGGGCGGGTCGCGCGGCCGCGCGTGCGCGGCCGGCCTCGCGGCGCTCGCGTCGTGCGACGCGGAGCGCGTCGACGACGTGGTGCGCGCGTTCGGCGCGGCGGCCGGACCGACGCTCGAGGGCCTCGCGCTCGCGCTCGGGCTCGGCGGTGCCGCGGCGGGCGCCGCGGCGCGCGCGCGCATCGCGGAGGGCGACCTCGACGACCCGCTGCGCGCCGCGGCGGCGCTGCGCGCGGCGACGGCCGCGCGCGACGCGGACGCGGCGCTCGTCGCGCGGTGTCTCGCGCTTCCCGCCGTCGAGCCGCAGCGCGCCGCGTGCGAGGCGATCGGTGCGCTCCGCCTGCACCGGCTCGCCGACGCCGTGCGCGAGCGCGCCGGCGCCGCCGACGCCGCGCTCCGCGCCGCTGCGCTCCGCGCGCTCGCACTCGTCACCGCCCCCGACGCGCGCGCGCGCTGCCTCGAAGCGGCCGCGCGCGCGAGCGGCGACGCGCCGACGGACGACGACCTCGCACTCGCGTGCGCCGCCCTCGAGGTGCTCGGCGCGATCGCGTCGCCCGACGACGCCGACGCGATCGGCCGCCTCGCGACGGGCGGCGCGGCGCCGGTCGCGCGCGCCGCGCTGCTCGCGCTCGCGGGGCTCGGAACGCCCGAGGCCGTCGAGGCGATCGTCGCGTGCGTCGAAGCCGGCCGCGAGTCGGGAACCGCGGGCGTCGCCTATCTCTACGTCGTCGGTGCGCTCGACGAGCGCCCGGCCGAGCGTCTGCACGCGCAGCCGCCCGAGCGCGCGCGCGACGACGCCGCGCTCGTCGCGGAGGCGCAGGCGTGGGACGCGTCTTCCGACCTGCCCGCGTTCGACCCGTCGCGCGTGCGCGCCGACTGGGAGGCGCGTCGCGCCGCGCTCGCGCCGCGCACGCGCCACCGCGCCGGGGTCGCGCTCGCGATCGACGCCGGGGTGGCGCCGACGAGCCCGCTCCCGCTGCAGCGCCTCGAGGCAGTCGCGGCCGCGCTCGCCCGCCCCGCGGCCGTCCTCGAGCCGGTCGAGGCGCTGCGGTCGCCGCTCGTGCGCGCGGCGGTCGCGGCGTGCTGAGCGTCGACAACGCGA
This Myxococcota bacterium DNA region includes the following protein-coding sequences:
- the tssI gene encoding type VI secretion system tip protein TssI/VgrG; translation: MALSTKNRTCRVHAPNGDDVFQLVSLSGTERISGLYELDLVLASEDVDVKLDALVGQPLAVEVALGTGERFFHGIVASFGLASAGGDRVEYRAKLVPWPWLLGRSADCRIFQQKSVLDIAKEVFDALDLTDYRIDADAGSYPALEYTVQYRETDLDFVSRLLEEHGIGFYFEHEKSKHTLVLFDASDQNPDCPVHAKASYVGEEAEQTPGIVTRWNARLDLRSGACALQDYNFEDPSVDLMATQPTTKPVGGNDRLEVYEYPGSHQSTSEGSARARRRIEAEEAAAQVVDGASTCHDFSPGYRFELRGHDRKDFAGRYLLREVRHALEPDAGGSAYRNEFVCMPASVRYRPLATTPRPRIHGAQTAVVVGEAGREIDVDDYGSVYLRFHWDRRKEDLPSPTCRVRVAQHWAGKEWGAYFAPRIGQEVIVEFLDGDPARPLVTGRVYNGQNKPPYANPEEGGIKSRSTKEGGADEFNEIRLVDSKGSELFFVQAQRDWQANVKNDALEEVGRDRTRKVVNDEKVEIGNDRTVDVKNDHTEKVGRNEKLEVGEDRSRSVTGNEDVAVRKAQRISVDEKRTLTVGKAHEITIRDDQGEVVEGKYDLDVRKAWSGRAKTISFEAADEVRIRTGSAEIVMKKNGDITISGKKINVKGTGDVILEGKSIKQN
- a CDS encoding DUF6484 domain-containing protein is translated as MARVVAIDEAGAPVVALGVAGGVARVAARATIAVAAGDVGRDAVVAFEDGDRARPIVTGLLVAPAGDAASCAPTARAASPPRRVEIEAADELVLRCGAASVELRADGRIVILGGYVVSRATGAHRIQGGSVQIN